CTAAATCTCTTTCGGAATTGTTGGTTATTTTAACGGCTACAAGTTTAACACCCTTTTTTAATTCTTTTTTAGCGTACTTTTTTTCAAGTAAATCATATTTATATTCAAGTTTTACATTGTCGGTTTCATTGCTTGAAATATAATTAATGGATTTTGGCTCGATCATTTTATAGCCTGATGCACAGTTGGTCAGCGTTGAAACTACAATAGAAAAAAGGATGATTTTAATAGTTCTCATTTGTTTGATTTGTCGGTTATTAATTTGGTCAAATGGATATCTATGTGCTTGTACACAAATATCACAGGTAAACCTATTCAAAAAACGAATCGTATTTAATGAGAAAAGTCAGTTAATTAATACTTCTTATTATTATCTCTCAAACTACAGCTATTTCGATTGGAAACTAACTATGAAAAGCTACCCGTATAGTTGCAAAAACGGTCGATTTTGCCCTACTTATAAAAATCTTATCCCGTATTCGACAGCTATCTTTGCTTTTTCTTCTTTGGATGCATCCAGGCCTATATGATTCATCTTATCGAAGAACGCTTCAAAGTTTTTTCCGGGGATAACGTAATTGAGCACCTTGGCGGTTTCATCTCCAAGTGTTTTTATTCCGTGCTTAATGCCGCGTGGCAAATAGATAATATCGCCCTTTTTTCCTTCTATTGTTTCTTCTCCCAAAACCAATTCAACGCTCCCTTCCAATACGTGGAATATTTCATCTTCCAGCTCATGTATGTGTACCGGAACGGCACTTCCCTTGGGCATGATGCCCTGAACAAGATAGATGTCGCCATCCGTTTCATCCGATGTTAAGATGACATTTCGCAACCCGCCCAAAAAGTCCTTTTCCAGGTTTTGGGTCGAAGCTATCTTTGGTTTTTTGCCCATGTTCTTTCTTTTCTATGGTAAAACTTAAGGGATATAAAATAGAGACCGTACTCTTTAAACTTTGAATTTAGCAAATACTGACTGGATATATAATCTTTATGGGTTTTTAGTTTTCATCAGTTTCGTTGGGAAAAGCTACTTGATAAAGTCAATTGCTTTATGTGTAATAAAGTATTAAAAAGCGATACGGATAGTTGTATAGGAAATTCAACTTCTAGTATATTGTCCTCTTTGTTTTAGTATATAACTTCCCTGTTTACTTATGCCGGTTGTTTATTTTTGATATAGCTTGTTTACATAAATACTGGCATCTTCAGGTGATTCAAAAAGTCGTACTTCTAAATCTCTATACTTACTTCTAGTCCCATCAAATGGATCACCCTTTTGCCTCGCTTGTGCAATTCTAAAATGAGTGCCCGTAACATTTGGAAGAAGTTGATGGGTTCCTGAAACAACCTCCCATACATTTTCATCTTCTCTGTGAGTCATACCTTGCATATATATCCAATCGTCTTGTGAAAATTCCCCTGTTTGATATGCCCACAAATACGGATGTCTGGTAATGGATCCTGCAACTGCTTTTTCAGTTGTTAGATTACCAATGAATAAAACGTACTTTCTACTGTAATCTCTGGGAAACGTTATCGTTTGATTAATATTTGGAGAGAAATCACCTTCATCTGCGGTTATAAAGAATATATTTCCAAAATCTGAAGTTGACTCTATGCCTGTATC
The nucleotide sequence above comes from Flagellimonas sp. HMM57. Encoded proteins:
- a CDS encoding cupin domain-containing protein encodes the protein MGKKPKIASTQNLEKDFLGGLRNVILTSDETDGDIYLVQGIMPKGSAVPVHIHELEDEIFHVLEGSVELVLGEETIEGKKGDIIYLPRGIKHGIKTLGDETAKVLNYVIPGKNFEAFFDKMNHIGLDASKEEKAKIAVEYGIRFL